In Stomoxys calcitrans chromosome 2, idStoCalc2.1, whole genome shotgun sequence, the following proteins share a genomic window:
- the LOC106090918 gene encoding interaptin isoform X1 — translation MLKTGDNNKNSASTIPMASLFPGGFDANVKKSDIVKRLEELNKWKEEQEKLLSLRQDLQRQMLGMEQKTMYQMLGLSSGENVLNEIEEAEGNAAEALNAEEFQEYEESILEFKNAEEEEVEEDDGVTHPSAAEPSSYRTLTSGYATEECMEAPSSKPKRPFLKRGQGLKQRFKIDPEELRITNLPRYKYANAHPKLKLKPRKLPNHLVKKNSIPGTVKAPSPKDVGLDVHEKRFQQLLISSKNVCNSTPENKSSLLSSKNLSGASSNASTSLPRVRFVETSLKVLKQHSQEYTPSEGSSITRPTTVAWSKILDSQQIKPLPVVRKNVSPNLPQSEQDIFELLEEKANNGSFDMNSTCMKQFLQRRLNEHFNETDIIPISEGLKQKRLQPLVEAVDHEQSSASLEEAEENDTSIAPGNSECGDDDTTHRTLETTNNSTTYYPPRSNENRVRFSDSHDTREYGHEETACTDSSQLTAADGTGNSELFEQFKQALFAALQSKADQHNETMKSASETTLTPQDYFVGQEDVETEKASAELQEKTNMIKERLLELEKEIATFKQNNIQLLKAKQEYELEKSLHAQEQLEAAERLKDERIQMEIYLHDERMKLEEEKRKFEQQIKMKSQSLASKERKEMEKLREQVAQLETQLKNKECNHAAAQARWRTQIRTMEREEKRLHEQIEILTKENKRLENEMLKVSRENNNKLLQEINRNIAKLAPKQTQHDAVAFPEDSQPPVLGSSRSLSKTIVATAATNKNSKSPSKGHTITAHKRIARKSTKPTNNQLSKQSHPLPETPSSGESDTSCNENNKCSRQSNKKQQPQKHFVEFDEDEEDILEELKTCLVKNKSQAVTKEESLSAKHQEESPRMDKAPPSSPTNMKREIVNADGSKDIWYPNGNLKKISADGMLIRMLYYNKDIKETNINEGTVKYYYAETNTWHTTYLDGLEILEFPNGQIEHRHKNGLVEVHYPNNSVKIMDPRDEKKLEEWRFADGTHLVQMRNGDKILSLPNGQKEIHTKLQKRREYPDGTVKIVYPDGSTETRYSNGRVRLKDKDGNLVMDTEEAK, via the exons TTCCCGGGAGGATTTGATGCCAATGTTAAAAAATCGGATATAGTCAAGCGTTTGGAAGAACTAAACAAATGGAAGGAGGAACAGGAGAAGTTATTGTCTCTGCGGCAGGACTTGCAGAGGCAAATGTTGGGTATGGAACAAAAGACTATGTATCAAATGTTGGGCCTGAGCAGTGGTGAGAATGTATtaaatgaaattgaagaagcagAAGGGAATGCTGCCGAAGCTCTTAATGCAGAGGAATTTCAAGAATATGAAGAAAGCATTTTGGAGTTTAAAAATGCTGAGGAAGAAGAAGTGGAGGAGGATGATGGAGTGACTCATCCCAGTGCAGCAGAACCTTCTTCCTATCGAACCTTAACATCGGGCTACGCCACTGAGGAGTGTATGGAAGCACCCAGCTCAAAACCTAAGAGACCTTTCTTGAAAAGGGGTCAAGGTTTAAAGCAAAGATTTAAAATCGACCCAGAAGAATTAAGAATAACCAATTTACCCCGCTACAAATATGCAAATGCTCATCCTAAGCTGAAATTGAAACCTCGCAAACTTCCCAACCACCTTGTAAAGAAAAACTCGATACCGGGCACAGTCAAAGCACCATCGCCCAAAGATGTGGGTTTGGATGTACATGAAAAGAGATTTCAACAATTGTTAATATcttccaaaaatgtttgcaactcTACACCAGAAAACAAATCTTCATTGTTATCCAGTAAAAACTTATCTGGAGCCTCGTCAAATGCCTCAACCTCCCTACCCAGGGTTAGGTTCGTTGAGACTTCATTGAAAGTATTGAAGCAGCACAGTCAAGAATATACACCATCAGAAGGTTCCAGTATAACACGACCAACTACGGTTGCCTGGTCTAAGATATTAGATTCACAGCAAATTAAACCTTTGCCTGTAGTCCGCAAGAATGTCTCACCCAATTTGCCACAAAGTGAACAGGACATTTTTGAGTTACTGGAGGAAAAGGCCAATAACGGTAGTTTCGATATGAACTCGACTTGTATGAAACAATTTTTGCAACGGCGCTTAAATGAACATTTCAACGAGACGGATATCATACCCATAAGTGAAGGTTTAAAGCAAAAGCGTTTACAGCCTTTGGTTGAAGCTGTTGACCATGAGCAGTCCTCAGCCTCCCTGGAGGAAGCCGAAGAAAATGACACCTCTATAGCCCCGGGTAACTCGGAATGTGGGGACGATGATACCACTCACAGAACTTTAGAAACCACTAATAATTCCACAACTTACTATCCGCCACGTTCCAATGAAAATCGTGTAAGATTTTCCGATTCACATGATACTAGAGAATATGGCCATGAGGAAACCGCATGTACAGATTCTTCACAACTAACTGCCGCCGATGGTACAGGTAATTCAGAATTATTTGAACAATTCAAGCAAGCTCTGTTTGCTGCTTTGCAAAGCAAAGCTGATCAACATAATGAAACTATGAAGTCGGCCAGTGAAACAACACTTACACCTCAGGACTATTTTGTAGGACAAGAAGATGTCGAAACAGAAAAGGCCTCAGCGGAATTGCaggagaaaacgaatatgattaaAGAACGTTTGTTGGAGTTGGAAAAAGAGATAGCTACCTTTAAGCAGAACAAtattcagttgttgaaagctaaACAGGAATATGAATTGGAAAAATCATTGCATGCCCAAGAGCAACTTGAAGCTGCCGAACGCCTAAAGGATGAACGcatacaaatggaaatatatcTTCATGATGAACGCATGAAACTGGAggaggaaaaacgaaaatttgagCAACAAATCAAAATGAAATCCCAGTCTTTGGCTTCAAAGGAACGCAAAGAAATGGAAAAGCTAAGAGAACAGGTGGCCCAGTTGGAGACCCAACTCAAGAATAAGGAATGTAATCATGCTGCAGCTCAGGCGCGCTGGCGAACACAAATTCGCACCATGGAACGTGAGGAGAAACGGCTGCACGAACAAATCGAAATACTGACTAAGGAAAATAAGCGCTTGGAAAACGAAATGCTCAAAGTGAGCAGGGAGAATAACAATAAGCTGTTGCAGGAGATCAATAGGAATATTGCAAAATTGGCACCGAAACAG ACCCAACACGATGCTGTGGCGTTTCCCGAGGATTCACAGCCACCTGTACTTGGCTCATCAAGAAGCCTGTCTAAAACTATTGTTGCCACCGCAGCTACTAACAAGAATTCCAAATCACCTTCCAAAGGCCACACCATAACTGCACATAAAAGAATAGCCAGAAAGTCCACAAAACCTACAAATAATCAGTTGTCAAAACAAAGCCACCCTTTGCCCGAAACACCATCGTCAGGGGAATCCGATACAAGTTGTAATGAGAATAACAAATGCAGTCGTcaaagcaacaaaaaacaacagCCCCAAAAACACTTTGTAGAATTTGATGAGGACGAAGAAGATATTTTAGAGGAATTAAAAACTTGCCTGGTAAAGAATAAGTCGCAAGCAGTCACAAAAGAAGAAAGTCTGTCTGCCAAACACCAAGAAGAATCACCTAGAATGGATAAAGCTCCACCCTCCTCACCCACCAATATGAAACGTGAAATAGTCAATGCTGATGGCAGCAAGGATATATGGTATCCCAATGGAAATCTTAAGAAAATATCTGCTGATGGCATGCTCATTCGTATGCTGTACTATAACAAAGACATCAAGGAAACCAATATCAATGAGGGAACTGTGAAGTATTACTATGCCGAAACAAATACATGGCATACCACCTATTTGGATGGTTTGGAAATTCTGGAGTTTCCCAATGGCCAGATAGAACATCGTCATAAAAACGGTTTGGTTGAAGTTCACTATCCCAATAATTCTGTAAAAATTATGGATCCTCGCGATGAAAAGAAATTGGAGGAATGGCGTTTTGCCGATGGCACACATCTGGTGCAAATGCGTAATGGTGATAAAATTCTATCATTGCCCAATGGCCAAAAGGAGATACATACAAAGTTACAAAAACGCCGTGAATATCCAGATGGTACGGTGAAAATTGTTTATCCCGATGGCAGCACAGAGACACGTTATTCCAATGGAAGGGTGAGACTTAAAGATAAGGATGGCAATTTGGTAATGGATACCGAAGAGGCAAAGTAG
- the LOC106090918 gene encoding interaptin isoform X2, which translates to MLKTGDNNKNSASTIPMASLFPGGFDANVKKSDIVKRLEELNKWKEEQEKLLSLRQDLQRQMLGMEQKTMYQMLGLSSGENVLNEIEEAEGNAAEALNAEEFQEYEESILEFKNAEEEEVEEDDGVTHPSAAEPSSYRTLTSGYATEECMEAPSSKPKRPFLKRGQGLKQRFKIDPEELRITNLPRYKYANAHPKLKLKPRKLPNHLVKKNSIPGTVKAPSPKDVGLDVHEKRFQQLLISSKNVCNSTPENKSSLLSSKNLSGASSNASTSLPRVRFVETSLKVLKQHSQEYTPSEGSSITRPTTVAWSKILDSQQIKPLPVVRKNVSPNLPQSEQDIFELLEEKANNGSFDMNSTCMKQFLQRRLNEHFNETDIIPISEGLKQKRLQPLVEAVDHEQSSASLEEAEENDTSIAPGNSECGDDDTTHRTLETTNNSTTYYPPRSNENRVRFSDSHDTREYGHEETACTDSSQLTAADGTGQEDVETEKASAELQEKTNMIKERLLELEKEIATFKQNNIQLLKAKQEYELEKSLHAQEQLEAAERLKDERIQMEIYLHDERMKLEEEKRKFEQQIKMKSQSLASKERKEMEKLREQVAQLETQLKNKECNHAAAQARWRTQIRTMEREEKRLHEQIEILTKENKRLENEMLKVSRENNNKLLQEINRNIAKLAPKQTQHDAVAFPEDSQPPVLGSSRSLSKTIVATAATNKNSKSPSKGHTITAHKRIARKSTKPTNNQLSKQSHPLPETPSSGESDTSCNENNKCSRQSNKKQQPQKHFVEFDEDEEDILEELKTCLVKNKSQAVTKEESLSAKHQEESPRMDKAPPSSPTNMKREIVNADGSKDIWYPNGNLKKISADGMLIRMLYYNKDIKETNINEGTVKYYYAETNTWHTTYLDGLEILEFPNGQIEHRHKNGLVEVHYPNNSVKIMDPRDEKKLEEWRFADGTHLVQMRNGDKILSLPNGQKEIHTKLQKRREYPDGTVKIVYPDGSTETRYSNGRVRLKDKDGNLVMDTEEAK; encoded by the exons TTCCCGGGAGGATTTGATGCCAATGTTAAAAAATCGGATATAGTCAAGCGTTTGGAAGAACTAAACAAATGGAAGGAGGAACAGGAGAAGTTATTGTCTCTGCGGCAGGACTTGCAGAGGCAAATGTTGGGTATGGAACAAAAGACTATGTATCAAATGTTGGGCCTGAGCAGTGGTGAGAATGTATtaaatgaaattgaagaagcagAAGGGAATGCTGCCGAAGCTCTTAATGCAGAGGAATTTCAAGAATATGAAGAAAGCATTTTGGAGTTTAAAAATGCTGAGGAAGAAGAAGTGGAGGAGGATGATGGAGTGACTCATCCCAGTGCAGCAGAACCTTCTTCCTATCGAACCTTAACATCGGGCTACGCCACTGAGGAGTGTATGGAAGCACCCAGCTCAAAACCTAAGAGACCTTTCTTGAAAAGGGGTCAAGGTTTAAAGCAAAGATTTAAAATCGACCCAGAAGAATTAAGAATAACCAATTTACCCCGCTACAAATATGCAAATGCTCATCCTAAGCTGAAATTGAAACCTCGCAAACTTCCCAACCACCTTGTAAAGAAAAACTCGATACCGGGCACAGTCAAAGCACCATCGCCCAAAGATGTGGGTTTGGATGTACATGAAAAGAGATTTCAACAATTGTTAATATcttccaaaaatgtttgcaactcTACACCAGAAAACAAATCTTCATTGTTATCCAGTAAAAACTTATCTGGAGCCTCGTCAAATGCCTCAACCTCCCTACCCAGGGTTAGGTTCGTTGAGACTTCATTGAAAGTATTGAAGCAGCACAGTCAAGAATATACACCATCAGAAGGTTCCAGTATAACACGACCAACTACGGTTGCCTGGTCTAAGATATTAGATTCACAGCAAATTAAACCTTTGCCTGTAGTCCGCAAGAATGTCTCACCCAATTTGCCACAAAGTGAACAGGACATTTTTGAGTTACTGGAGGAAAAGGCCAATAACGGTAGTTTCGATATGAACTCGACTTGTATGAAACAATTTTTGCAACGGCGCTTAAATGAACATTTCAACGAGACGGATATCATACCCATAAGTGAAGGTTTAAAGCAAAAGCGTTTACAGCCTTTGGTTGAAGCTGTTGACCATGAGCAGTCCTCAGCCTCCCTGGAGGAAGCCGAAGAAAATGACACCTCTATAGCCCCGGGTAACTCGGAATGTGGGGACGATGATACCACTCACAGAACTTTAGAAACCACTAATAATTCCACAACTTACTATCCGCCACGTTCCAATGAAAATCGTGTAAGATTTTCCGATTCACATGATACTAGAGAATATGGCCATGAGGAAACCGCATGTACAGATTCTTCACAACTAACTGCCGCCGATGGTACAG GACAAGAAGATGTCGAAACAGAAAAGGCCTCAGCGGAATTGCaggagaaaacgaatatgattaaAGAACGTTTGTTGGAGTTGGAAAAAGAGATAGCTACCTTTAAGCAGAACAAtattcagttgttgaaagctaaACAGGAATATGAATTGGAAAAATCATTGCATGCCCAAGAGCAACTTGAAGCTGCCGAACGCCTAAAGGATGAACGcatacaaatggaaatatatcTTCATGATGAACGCATGAAACTGGAggaggaaaaacgaaaatttgagCAACAAATCAAAATGAAATCCCAGTCTTTGGCTTCAAAGGAACGCAAAGAAATGGAAAAGCTAAGAGAACAGGTGGCCCAGTTGGAGACCCAACTCAAGAATAAGGAATGTAATCATGCTGCAGCTCAGGCGCGCTGGCGAACACAAATTCGCACCATGGAACGTGAGGAGAAACGGCTGCACGAACAAATCGAAATACTGACTAAGGAAAATAAGCGCTTGGAAAACGAAATGCTCAAAGTGAGCAGGGAGAATAACAATAAGCTGTTGCAGGAGATCAATAGGAATATTGCAAAATTGGCACCGAAACAG ACCCAACACGATGCTGTGGCGTTTCCCGAGGATTCACAGCCACCTGTACTTGGCTCATCAAGAAGCCTGTCTAAAACTATTGTTGCCACCGCAGCTACTAACAAGAATTCCAAATCACCTTCCAAAGGCCACACCATAACTGCACATAAAAGAATAGCCAGAAAGTCCACAAAACCTACAAATAATCAGTTGTCAAAACAAAGCCACCCTTTGCCCGAAACACCATCGTCAGGGGAATCCGATACAAGTTGTAATGAGAATAACAAATGCAGTCGTcaaagcaacaaaaaacaacagCCCCAAAAACACTTTGTAGAATTTGATGAGGACGAAGAAGATATTTTAGAGGAATTAAAAACTTGCCTGGTAAAGAATAAGTCGCAAGCAGTCACAAAAGAAGAAAGTCTGTCTGCCAAACACCAAGAAGAATCACCTAGAATGGATAAAGCTCCACCCTCCTCACCCACCAATATGAAACGTGAAATAGTCAATGCTGATGGCAGCAAGGATATATGGTATCCCAATGGAAATCTTAAGAAAATATCTGCTGATGGCATGCTCATTCGTATGCTGTACTATAACAAAGACATCAAGGAAACCAATATCAATGAGGGAACTGTGAAGTATTACTATGCCGAAACAAATACATGGCATACCACCTATTTGGATGGTTTGGAAATTCTGGAGTTTCCCAATGGCCAGATAGAACATCGTCATAAAAACGGTTTGGTTGAAGTTCACTATCCCAATAATTCTGTAAAAATTATGGATCCTCGCGATGAAAAGAAATTGGAGGAATGGCGTTTTGCCGATGGCACACATCTGGTGCAAATGCGTAATGGTGATAAAATTCTATCATTGCCCAATGGCCAAAAGGAGATACATACAAAGTTACAAAAACGCCGTGAATATCCAGATGGTACGGTGAAAATTGTTTATCCCGATGGCAGCACAGAGACACGTTATTCCAATGGAAGGGTGAGACTTAAAGATAAGGATGGCAATTTGGTAATGGATACCGAAGAGGCAAAGTAG
- the LOC106090931 gene encoding uncharacterized protein LOC106090931, with translation MEVEPPKLEMLRSVKGKDMLLVNGFLYHYDDRNSKAYRWVCSRRKDKPPCRVRLYTTLIDEWDLTRHKLENVVGDHPHGPADEDAIIRGRDKKRQADAEGLPCTLGNKSLKRKYKQKERKGDSSSGAKQPKTTDDEDDDNSSMDLDNSWEPLTSVVKTTSKQIADKKVLMLKTTKGYHMIAVEGCVYRLDGKSMISCTYRWKCFRSKDLQCTGRIYTECLASGLHRYKPFRVEENKHNHQPYTEAKIDALIRRNNIKILQGKEEQSASKVFKTLGENDSSPDKKPKTPSVPLSVSQGGGSVLSISTNINLPTKPSVRKERAKATAALYRYVADPMDALNEPRDGEITKFSFLPSLKGNRILILDNMIFHYDSRGTLNERAYWTCLYRRDKKVKCNCRLTTEFTGENMQIVKVSGGHTHNSDHRQHIDKRLKLNIAIKDEKDKPQKIEEISFDNDNNFYDSEDNTARDDDDYYGENVDLKQEETAAEISEFLQLKKEKIESHDISETAIYDNDPSNLIEYAEEIDPFHGTIEYVEMERVNSSKYHSDSDNSEHNSSSATPKIATRSRRGRKRKFDYDQDEEEEEEDEEYAPTKGRKGSQAYIRKMSKNMPNVSSNPDNIDITKTSKLRSAKGGELLCVDGYIYHLKSISPTTRTYWACIKSKDRILKCPARVTTITTEDNKLKVVHLSNSHTHAISEDDIKKRLFNEFAKTAASSSALKSKDIMDKSLSELNPEFAEMLMGKSGDIGSYDKCKLNMKLYAVSDGPPSLAVRMCLKALNLPYELHSVDYIASEHLSDEYAKMNPQKEIPVLDDDGFFLSESIAIMQYLCDKYGADSPLYPNEPKERALVNHRLCFNMKGHNSNILYGQVAKTTEALRPALFGQAKMICGLFIQTYVTQTSSLLTRQEQQLNPMSPSSVKTTASLYNTLLQQQQQEGPLYDMSMAANLIQNMKEQQTLTTTKTTTTTTTTTPTNTIT, from the exons ATGGAGGTTGAACCCCCTAAATTGGAAATGTTGAGATCGGTCAAGGGTAAGGATATGTTACTGGTGAATGGCTTTCTCTACCACTATGATGACCGTAATAGTAAAGCTTATCGCTGGGTATGTTCCCGCCGCAAAGATAAACCTCCATGCCGTGTTCGACTCTATACCACTTTAATTGATGAGTGGGATTTAACGCGCCATAAACTGGAAAATGTTGTGGGCGATCATCCGCATGGTCCAGCCGATGAAGATGCTATTATACGGGGTCGTGATAAAAAGCGACAGGCAGATGCCGAAGGCCTGCCCTGCACACTGGGCAACAAGTCGTTGAAgagaaaatataaacaaaaggaACGCAAAGGAGATTCATCGTCTGGCGCCAAACAACCCAAGACAACAGATGATGAAGACGATGACAACTCCAGCATGGACTTGGACAATAGTTGGGAACCTTTGACATCGGTCGTTAAGACCACCAGCAAACAAATCGCCGATAAGAAGGTCTTAATGTTAAAAACTACGAAGGGTTATCACATGATAGCTGTGGAAGGTTGTGTTTACCGTTTGGATGGTAAATCTATGATAAGTTGCACTTATCGTTGGAAGTGCTTCCGCTCCAAAGATTTGCAATGCACAGGTCGCATATACACCGAATGTTTGGCGAGTGGTCTGCATCGTTACAAACCTTTTCGTGTGGAGGAGAACAAACACAATCACCAGCCCTATACTGAGGCAAAGATTGACGCACTGATACGAAGaaacaatataaaaatattgcaaGGCAAAGAGGAGCAATCAGCTAGTAAAGTTTTTAAAACTTTAGGCGAGAATGACTCATCTCcggacaaaaaaccaaaaacccctTCAGTTCCTCTGTCAGTGAGCCAAGGAGGAGGCAGTGTGCTTTCTATATCCACAAACATTAATCTGCCCACCAAGCCGAGTGTACGGAAGGAACGTGCAAAGGCCACAGCGGCCCTATATCGCTATGTGGCCGACCCCATGGATGCCTTGAATGAGCCCCGCGATGGGGAAATCACCAAATTCTCCTTTCTACCTTCACTCAAAGGTAATCGTATCTTGATATTGGACAATATGATTTTTCATTATGATTCCAGAGGCACTTTGAATGAGCGAGCCTACTGGACCTGCTTGTATCGCCGTGACAAGAAAGTTAAGTGTAATTGCCGTTTGACCACCGAATTTACGGGAGAGAACATGCAAATTGTCAAAGTGTCGGGAGGACATACTCATAACTCGGACCATAGGCAGCATATAGACAAGCGCTTGAAATTGAATATTGCCATTAAGGATGAGAAGGATAAGCCTCAGAAAATAGAAGAGATTTCATTTGATAACGACAACAACTTCTACGATTCGGAAGATAACACCGCCAGGGACGATGATGATTATTATGGCGAAAATGTGGATTTAAAGCAGGAGGAAACCGCAGCGGAAATTTCCGAATTTCTGCaattgaaaaaggaaaaaatcgaATCGCATGACATTTCCGAGACTGCAATTTATGACAATGATCCCTCGAATCTTATAGAGTATGCAGAAGAAATAGATCCATTCCATGGCACAATTGAATATGTAGAAATGGAAAGAGTCAATAGTTCCAAGTACCACAGTGACTCGGATAATTCGGAGCATAATTCCAGTTCAGCTACTCCAAAAATTGCCACGCGCTCAAGACGTGGCAGAAAACGAAAATTCGATTATGACCAAGATGAAGAAGAAGAGGAGGAGGATGAGGAATACGCACCCACCAAAGGACGAAAAGGCAGCCAAGCTTACATAagaaaaatgtccaaaaacaTGCCAAATGTATCATCGAATCCCGACAATATTGACATAACAAAGACATCAAAACTGAGATCGGCCAAGGGAGGCGAACTGTTATGTGTTGATGGTTACATTTATCATTTGAAAAGTATTTCCCCCACCACACGCACTTATTGGGCATGCATTAAGTCAAAAGATCGCATTTTAAAATGCCCCGCTAGGGTAACCACCATCACCACGGAGGACAATAAATTAAAAGTGGTCCATTTGAGTAACTCCCATACGCATGCCATCTCTGAGGATGATATAAAAAAACGTCTATTCAATGAATTTGCCAAAACTGCAGCATCAAGTTCAGCCCTCAAGTCCAAGGATATTATGGATAAGTCACTAAGTGAATTGAATCCAGAATTTGCTgaaatgttaatgggaaaaAGTGGCGATATTGGGAGCTATGATAAATGCAA ACTCAATATGAAACTATATGCTGTATCGGATGGCCCACCTTCCTTGGCGGTGCGCATGTGTTTGAAGGCCCTCAACTTGCCCTATGAATTGCATAGTGTGGATTATATTGCTTCGGAACATTTATCCGATGAATATGCCAAA ATGAATCCTCAAAAGGAAATTCCCGTCTTGGATGATGATGGTTTCTTTTTGTCTGAAAGTATTGCCATTATGCAATATCTATGCGATAAATATGGTGCAGACAGTCCCCTCTATCCCAACGAGCCTAAGGAAAGAGCTTTGGTAAACCATCGTCTGTGTTTCAACATG AAAGGACACAACAGTAACATTTTATATGGACAAGTGGCCAAAACGACTGAAGCTCTGCGCCCTGCCCTATTCGGCCAGGCAAAGATGATTTGTGGCTTATTTAT ccaaaccTACGTGACTCAGACCAGCTCTCTCTTGACGCGTCAAGAACAACAACTTAATCCAATGAGTCCTTCATCGGTAAAGACTACCGCCTCcttgtacaatacactgcttcaacaacaacaacaagagggACCTTTATACGATATGAGCATG